In Asanoa sp. WMMD1127, one genomic interval encodes:
- a CDS encoding MBL fold metallo-hydrolase: MRLTILGCAGSFPGPESACSAYLIEADDFRLLVDFGTGSLSALQRYSSLHGIDAILLTHLHCDHMSDACDYIVVRRYAPEGAYPPIPVYAPAGAPARIAAGYNNEVEDPLDDVYTFYGLQPGSFPIGPFQVVVDRVNHPVETYGVRIEHQGSVLAYSSDTAPCDALLRLAHGADVFLCEASYLDGADNPPDIHLTGGEAGEVATKAGVGRLLLTHLVTAWGSEALTFEAASATYAGPMEIVRPGARYDI; encoded by the coding sequence ATGCGTCTGACGATCCTCGGCTGTGCCGGCAGTTTTCCCGGCCCCGAGTCCGCCTGTTCCGCGTACCTGATCGAAGCGGATGATTTCCGGCTCCTGGTCGACTTCGGCACCGGATCGCTCTCGGCGTTGCAGCGCTACTCGTCCCTGCACGGCATCGACGCGATCCTGCTCACCCACCTGCACTGCGACCACATGTCGGACGCCTGTGACTACATCGTGGTCCGGCGTTACGCGCCCGAGGGCGCCTACCCGCCCATCCCGGTCTACGCGCCGGCCGGTGCCCCGGCCCGGATCGCGGCCGGCTACAACAACGAGGTCGAGGACCCGCTCGACGACGTCTACACCTTCTACGGCCTGCAGCCGGGCTCGTTCCCGATCGGTCCGTTCCAGGTGGTCGTCGACCGGGTCAACCATCCGGTCGAGACCTACGGCGTGCGGATCGAGCACCAGGGAAGCGTGCTGGCCTATTCGTCGGACACCGCGCCGTGCGACGCGCTGCTGCGGCTGGCCCACGGCGCCGACGTGTTCCTGTGCGAGGCGAGCTACCTGGACGGCGCCGACAACCCGCCGGACATCCACCTGACGGGCGGCGAGGCGGGCGAGGTCGCCACGAAGGCCGGCGTCGGGCGGTTGCTGCTGACCCATCTGGTCACCGCGTGGGGCAGCGAGGCGCTCACGTTCGAGGCGGCGTCGGCCACGTACGCAGGCCCGATGGAGATCGTCCGACCGGGCGCGCGCTACGACATCTGA
- a CDS encoding alpha/beta hydrolase — translation MTEIARSADGTTIAYERVGAGPAVVCVDAAGAYRAHGPMRAVAAALADACTVFAYDRRGRGESGDTQPYAVEREVEDLAAVIAAAGGRAHVYGFSSGGLLALRAAAAGVPIDRLALLEPPLGEEGGSALTGEMRALVDAGKHAEAAAHFLAAIGVPEEYATPDPGLVAVAPTLVYDCLLGDATSLDLIARVRTPTLVIDSEGTTGPLPDWAVTIVEALPDGRHLSLPGSWHGVDDADLAGALRDFYYAQS, via the coding sequence ATGACCGAGATCGCGCGTTCCGCCGACGGCACGACCATCGCGTACGAGCGCGTCGGCGCCGGCCCGGCCGTGGTCTGCGTCGACGCCGCGGGCGCCTACCGCGCGCACGGCCCGATGCGCGCGGTCGCGGCCGCGCTGGCGGACGCCTGCACGGTGTTCGCCTACGACCGGCGGGGCCGGGGCGAGAGCGGCGACACCCAGCCCTATGCGGTCGAGCGGGAGGTCGAGGACCTGGCCGCGGTGATCGCCGCGGCCGGCGGGCGGGCGCACGTCTACGGGTTCTCGTCGGGCGGGCTGCTGGCCTTGCGGGCCGCGGCGGCCGGCGTGCCGATCGACCGGCTGGCGCTGCTCGAGCCGCCGCTCGGCGAGGAGGGCGGATCCGCGCTGACCGGCGAGATGCGCGCGCTGGTCGACGCCGGCAAGCACGCGGAGGCCGCCGCGCACTTCCTGGCCGCGATCGGGGTGCCGGAGGAGTACGCGACCCCGGATCCCGGCCTGGTGGCGGTCGCGCCGACGCTGGTCTACGACTGCCTGCTCGGCGACGCGACGTCGCTCGACCTGATCGCCCGCGTACGCACGCCGACGCTGGTGATCGACAGCGAGGGCACCACCGGCCCGCTGCCGGACTGGGCGGTGACGATCGTCGAGGCGCTCCCCGACGGCCGCCACCTGAGCCTGCCCGGCAGCTGGCACGGTGTCGACGACGCCGACCTGGCCGGCGCGTTGCGCGATTTCTACTACGCCCAGAGCTGA
- a CDS encoding cysteine synthase yields the protein MSRYESLLEAAGDTPLVGLPRLSPAVPEGAPPVRLWAKLEDRNPTGSIKDRAALFMVREAERAGRLRPGDTILEPTSGNTGISLAMVAKLRGYRLVCVMPENVSTERTQLLRMYGAEIIFSPAAGGSNQAVATAKQIAADHPDWVMLFQYGNPDNARAHYETTGPELLRDLPTITHFVAGLGTTGTLMGTGRYLREKVPGIEIIAAEPRYGEVVYGLRNIDEGYVPELYDASVLTRRFSVGTQDAVLRTRQLVEVEGIFAGFSSGAILHAALAVAHQAVREGIRADVAFVVADGGWKYLSTGAYGGTLAEAEEALDGQLWA from the coding sequence ATGTCGCGGTACGAGAGCCTGCTCGAAGCGGCGGGCGACACCCCGCTGGTCGGCCTGCCCCGGCTGTCCCCGGCGGTGCCCGAGGGGGCGCCGCCGGTCCGGCTGTGGGCCAAGCTCGAAGATCGCAACCCGACCGGGAGCATCAAGGACCGGGCGGCGCTGTTCATGGTCCGCGAGGCCGAACGCGCCGGCCGGCTCCGCCCGGGCGACACGATCCTCGAGCCGACCAGCGGCAACACCGGCATCTCGCTGGCCATGGTGGCCAAGCTGCGCGGCTACCGGCTGGTCTGCGTGATGCCCGAGAACGTCTCGACCGAGCGCACCCAACTGCTCCGGATGTACGGCGCTGAGATCATCTTCTCGCCGGCCGCGGGCGGTTCCAACCAGGCCGTGGCGACGGCGAAGCAGATCGCCGCCGACCACCCGGACTGGGTGATGCTGTTTCAATACGGCAACCCCGACAACGCCCGCGCGCACTACGAGACCACGGGCCCGGAGCTGCTGCGCGACCTGCCGACGATCACGCACTTCGTCGCCGGGCTGGGCACCACCGGCACGCTCATGGGCACCGGCCGCTACCTGCGGGAGAAGGTGCCGGGCATCGAGATCATCGCCGCCGAACCGCGCTACGGCGAGGTGGTCTACGGCCTGCGCAACATCGACGAGGGCTACGTGCCCGAGCTCTACGACGCGTCGGTGCTGACCCGGCGGTTCTCCGTCGGCACGCAGGACGCGGTGCTGCGTACCCGCCAGCTCGTCGAGGTCGAGGGCATCTTCGCCGGCTTCTCCAGCGGCGCGATCCTGCACGCGGCGCTGGCCGTCGCCCACCAGGCGGTGCGCGAGGGCATCCGGGCCGACGTGGCGTTCGTGGTCGCCGACGGCGGCTGGAAATACCTGTCCACCGGCGCCTACGGCGGCACGCTCGCGGAGGCCGAAGAGGCCCTCGACGGTCAGCTCTGGGCGTAG
- a CDS encoding MoaD family protein — MAIEVRIPTILRTYTGGAKTVEGAGDTLAALLTDLDSRHNGLRGRLVTEQGGLHRFVNIYVNDEDVRFLGSLDAKLNDGDNVTILPAVAGGAFGFAAAAAMLGRSTAPVRH; from the coding sequence ATGGCTATCGAGGTTCGCATCCCCACCATCCTGCGCACCTACACCGGCGGCGCGAAGACCGTCGAAGGCGCCGGCGACACGCTGGCCGCGCTGCTCACCGATCTCGACTCGCGCCACAACGGCCTGCGCGGCCGGCTGGTCACCGAGCAGGGCGGCCTGCACCGGTTCGTCAACATCTACGTCAACGACGAGGACGTCCGCTTCCTCGGGTCGCTCGACGCCAAGCTCAACGACGGCGACAACGTGACCATCCTGCCGGCCGTCGCCGGTGGCGCCTTTGGCTTCGCCGCCGCGGCCGCGATGCTCGGGCGTTCGACGGCGCCCGTTCGCCACTGA
- a CDS encoding M67 family metallopeptidase, giving the protein MLSIDRSIIDAIIAHARRDHPDEACGVVAGPVGSDTPARHISMENAARSMTFYEFDSMEQLRVWREMDDRDEEPVVIYHSHTATEAYPSRTDISFAGEPGAHYVLVSTREPESEEIRSYRIVDGVVTEEPVRIVEPTVDPHAVQSYMFGQSPTTVDYECSPGR; this is encoded by the coding sequence GTGCTGAGCATCGACCGGTCGATCATCGACGCGATCATCGCCCACGCACGCCGCGACCATCCCGACGAGGCGTGCGGCGTCGTCGCGGGCCCGGTCGGCAGCGACACCCCGGCGCGCCACATCTCCATGGAAAACGCCGCCCGATCGATGACCTTCTACGAGTTCGACTCGATGGAGCAGCTGCGCGTCTGGCGCGAGATGGACGACCGCGACGAGGAGCCGGTGGTCATCTACCACTCGCACACGGCCACCGAGGCCTACCCGTCGCGCACCGACATCTCGTTCGCCGGCGAGCCGGGCGCCCACTACGTGCTGGTGTCGACCCGCGAGCCGGAGTCCGAGGAGATCCGCTCCTACCGCATCGTGGACGGCGTCGTAACCGAGGAGCCGGTGCGGATCGTTGAGCCCACCGTGGACCCGCACGCCGTTCAGTCATACATGTTCGGGCAGAGCCCGACGACGGTCGACTACGAGTGTTCGCCCGGCCGCTGA
- a CDS encoding DUF2017 domain-containing protein — MFRRYGQHCVATFAPDEVRVLRKVATEVVGLLTDGFEHGDPVVDRLFPDTYPTNAEDSAEFRRFTEGDLKTGKIDQAGAILAALPSSAGGEVRLDEEAAEAWLRALNDARLAMGVRLDISAETDLGEELDDAVLTDPSSSRVFQLSVYAYLGYLQESLLTALTE; from the coding sequence ATGTTCCGGCGGTATGGACAGCACTGCGTCGCGACCTTCGCACCCGACGAGGTTCGGGTGCTCCGGAAGGTGGCGACCGAAGTCGTGGGCCTGCTGACCGACGGCTTCGAGCACGGTGACCCCGTCGTCGACCGGCTGTTCCCGGACACTTACCCGACGAACGCCGAGGACTCGGCCGAGTTCCGGCGGTTCACCGAGGGCGACCTCAAGACGGGCAAGATCGACCAGGCGGGTGCGATCCTGGCCGCGCTGCCGAGCAGCGCCGGCGGCGAGGTCCGGCTCGACGAGGAGGCCGCCGAGGCCTGGCTGCGGGCGCTCAACGACGCCCGGCTGGCGATGGGCGTCCGGCTCGACATCAGCGCCGAGACCGACCTGGGCGAGGAGCTCGACGACGCGGTGCTGACCGACCCGTCCTCCTCGCGGGTCTTCCAGCTCTCCGTTTACGCGTACCTCGGATATCTCCAGGAATCGTTGCTCACCGCGCTCACGGAGTGA
- the clpS gene encoding ATP-dependent Clp protease adapter ClpS codes for MAAPQTTPVQVPDVETVPAIDRPWITVVHDDPVNLMTYVTWVFQKQFGYTHDKAQSLMLDVHHKGRAAVSSGARERMEYDASCLHGYGLWATVEQP; via the coding sequence GTGGCAGCCCCGCAGACGACCCCCGTGCAGGTGCCGGACGTCGAGACGGTGCCGGCGATCGACCGTCCCTGGATCACGGTTGTCCATGACGATCCGGTCAACCTGATGACCTATGTGACATGGGTGTTCCAGAAGCAGTTCGGCTACACACACGACAAGGCCCAGTCCCTCATGCTCGACGTGCACCACAAAGGCCGCGCGGCGGTCTCGTCCGGTGCGCGCGAGCGCATGGAATATGACGCGTCGTGCCTACACGGCTACGGCCTGTGGGCGACGGTCGAGCAGCCCTGA